One genomic region from Haloterrigena gelatinilytica encodes:
- a CDS encoding universal stress protein, which yields MYETLLVPTDGSDQAAVAASHAIDIAATRSATVHVLSVVDDRAFLVLDEDRVETVREDLRANARDAIDDVATSAAARDLAVETATDTGHPAECIVDYAADRDVDMIVMGTSGDEYETNVVGSVSQRVVREAPAPVLTVGPDVEG from the coding sequence ATGTACGAGACACTCCTCGTTCCAACCGACGGCAGCGACCAGGCGGCGGTCGCCGCGAGCCACGCGATCGACATCGCAGCGACGCGGTCGGCGACGGTCCACGTCCTCTCGGTCGTCGACGACCGCGCGTTCCTCGTCCTCGACGAGGACCGCGTCGAGACGGTTCGCGAAGACCTGCGAGCGAACGCCCGCGACGCGATCGACGACGTCGCGACGAGCGCGGCGGCCCGCGACCTCGCGGTCGAGACGGCCACCGACACGGGCCACCCCGCCGAATGCATCGTCGACTACGCGGCCGACCGCGACGTCGACATGATCGTGATGGGGACCAGCGGCGACGAGTACGAGACCAACGTCGTCGGAAGCGTCTCCCAGCGGGTCGTTCGCGAGGCCCCCGCGCCCGTCCTGACCGTCGGACCGGACGTCGAGGGCTGA
- a CDS encoding GNAT family N-acetyltransferase: MQAIEQRDFETDVQRAVYDFVERNGAVERQQLKAEFGFDDDELGETLSTLEDDGYVETEEGLVRLAIDIGEEKTHTTDELEYTIRPAEQSDLQGIVGVMRQVAEENDYLVAETVVDLLDHEEVVFRHNDITSRIFFVATVDDDVVGWVHLQAPNYAKLSHTAELTMGVLEEYRGHGIGSNLLERGLQWAAENEYDKVYQSLPATNQDAIRFLEDHRWETEAIRKAHYKIDDEYVAEQMMAVMTGQSPLAS; the protein is encoded by the coding sequence ATGCAGGCAATCGAACAACGCGACTTCGAAACCGACGTCCAGCGGGCGGTGTACGACTTCGTCGAGCGAAACGGGGCCGTCGAACGACAACAGTTGAAAGCGGAATTCGGGTTCGACGACGACGAACTCGGGGAGACGCTCTCGACCCTCGAGGACGACGGGTACGTCGAGACCGAGGAGGGGCTCGTGCGGCTGGCGATCGACATCGGCGAAGAGAAGACGCACACGACCGACGAGCTGGAGTACACGATCCGGCCGGCCGAACAGAGCGATCTGCAGGGGATCGTGGGCGTGATGCGACAGGTCGCCGAAGAGAACGACTACCTCGTCGCCGAGACCGTCGTCGACCTGCTCGACCACGAGGAGGTCGTCTTCCGACACAACGACATCACGTCTCGGATCTTCTTCGTCGCGACGGTCGACGACGACGTCGTCGGCTGGGTCCACCTGCAGGCGCCCAACTACGCGAAGCTCTCGCATACCGCGGAGCTGACCATGGGCGTGCTCGAGGAGTACCGCGGTCACGGGATCGGCAGCAATCTCCTCGAGCGGGGGCTCCAGTGGGCCGCCGAGAACGAGTACGATAAGGTGTACCAGAGTCTGCCGGCGACGAACCAGGACGCCATCCGATTCCTCGAGGACCACCGCTGGGAGACCGAGGCGATCCGCAAGGCCCACTACAAGATCGACGACGAGTACGTCGCCGAACAGATGATGGCGGTCATGACCGGCCAGTCCCCGCTCGCGTCGTGA
- a CDS encoding putative quinol monooxygenase has product MTDFIAYIDRSVVHDGKLDDLKPAMAELVNFVEANEPDILAYDVYFSADGDRMTVMHMHADQDSLEFHMEVAGPKFPPIGEFIDLESIDVYGHVSESLIRRLRDKASELGSGRVLIHELHRGVDRVPDE; this is encoded by the coding sequence ATGACTGACTTCATCGCGTATATCGACCGATCTGTGGTGCACGACGGAAAGTTGGACGATCTCAAACCGGCGATGGCGGAGTTAGTGAACTTCGTCGAGGCCAACGAGCCGGATATACTGGCGTACGACGTCTACTTTAGCGCCGACGGAGACCGGATGACCGTGATGCATATGCACGCCGATCAGGACTCCTTGGAGTTCCACATGGAGGTGGCGGGTCCGAAGTTTCCCCCGATCGGCGAGTTCATCGATCTCGAATCCATCGACGTGTATGGCCACGTAAGCGAGAGCCTCATCCGGCGGCTGAGGGACAAAGCCTCGGAGTTGGGAAGCGGACGCGTGTTAATCCACGAACTTCACCGAGGCGTCGACCGCGTTCCGGACGAGTGA
- a CDS encoding NAD+ synthase, with translation MLDLRFSEAELERRRDHITDFVQSQVDAAGADGAVLGLSGGIDSTLTAHLAVEALGAENVHGLVLPARVSSEGNMSDAERVARDLEISYDVIEVESIVDALLKAYPEAEGDREAVGNARARVRAVLNYLVANHEDRLVLGTGNRSEAAVGYFTKYGDGAVDCHPIGNLYKAQVRQLARHVGVPEELAAKTATAELWADQTDEDELGVSYETLDSILATHVDGPLSVDATARLLEVEAETVETVRGMYERSEHKRRVPPAPEPLD, from the coding sequence ATGCTCGACCTTCGCTTCTCGGAGGCGGAACTGGAACGGCGACGCGATCACATTACCGACTTCGTTCAGTCCCAGGTCGACGCCGCGGGGGCCGACGGCGCCGTCCTCGGACTTTCCGGGGGGATCGACAGCACGCTCACCGCCCACCTCGCCGTCGAGGCGCTGGGCGCCGAGAACGTCCACGGGCTCGTCCTTCCGGCCCGGGTCAGCAGCGAGGGGAACATGAGCGACGCCGAACGCGTCGCCCGGGACCTCGAGATCAGCTACGACGTCATCGAGGTCGAGTCGATCGTCGACGCGCTGCTGAAGGCCTACCCCGAAGCGGAAGGCGACCGCGAGGCCGTCGGGAACGCCCGCGCACGCGTCCGGGCCGTCCTGAACTACCTCGTGGCGAACCACGAGGACCGGCTGGTTCTGGGCACGGGCAACCGCAGCGAGGCCGCGGTCGGCTACTTCACCAAGTACGGCGACGGCGCGGTCGACTGCCACCCGATCGGCAACCTCTACAAGGCACAGGTTCGCCAGCTGGCCCGTCACGTCGGCGTCCCCGAGGAACTCGCGGCGAAGACGGCCACCGCGGAGCTGTGGGCCGACCAGACCGACGAGGACGAGCTGGGCGTCAGCTACGAGACGCTCGACTCGATCCTGGCGACCCACGTCGACGGTCCCCTGTCGGTCGACGCGACGGCCCGCCTGCTCGAGGTCGAGGCGGAGACCGTCGAGACGGTCCGCGGGATGTACGAACGCAGCGAGCACAAACGGCGGGTGCCGCCGGCGCCGGAGCCGCTGGACTGA
- a CDS encoding GNAT family N-acetyltransferase yields MPDSVFLSGDSVDLRPIEEADLEFLRPAVNDRRVWRPIGRSRPVNRERERQFFEDVVCDDDTVNLLIVTDSTPVGTIAFNGIDREADRAEIGYWIAPDYHRQGYATDAVERFVTYGFDQLGLHKVTARVFEFNEASQRLLESVGFTKEGIHRDEVFVDGDYQDTYWYGLLEPNWRSRAD; encoded by the coding sequence ATGCCCGACTCGGTGTTCCTCTCCGGCGACAGCGTCGATCTCCGACCGATCGAGGAGGCCGACCTCGAGTTCCTGCGGCCGGCGGTCAACGACCGGCGCGTCTGGCGACCGATCGGCCGGTCGCGACCCGTCAACCGCGAGCGGGAACGGCAGTTCTTCGAGGACGTCGTCTGCGACGACGACACGGTGAACCTCCTGATCGTCACCGACTCGACCCCGGTCGGGACGATCGCCTTCAACGGGATCGACCGGGAGGCCGATCGGGCGGAGATCGGCTACTGGATCGCGCCCGACTACCACCGGCAGGGGTACGCCACCGACGCGGTCGAGCGGTTCGTCACCTACGGCTTCGACCAGCTCGGCCTGCACAAGGTCACGGCCCGCGTGTTCGAGTTCAACGAGGCCTCGCAGCGGCTGCTCGAGTCGGTCGGATTCACGAAGGAAGGGATCCATCGCGACGAGGTGTTCGTCGACGGCGACTACCAGGACACGTACTGGTACGGGCTCCTCGAGCCGAACTGGCGGTCGCGGGCCGACTGA
- a CDS encoding cupin domain-containing protein: MHYHPDTEERFDVRSGQLVVESDGETYKVGAGEAIVIPPNTPHVSYTESESARFRREVTPPGRWREFLTARFAAIHAVGELSGVIGVLQTVLLIRTYPAVVVPAQPPRTLQRVLFPVLAAIGRAIGLNSRYPYPPNEIDQRDRSRPGTTP, encoded by the coding sequence ATGCACTACCATCCCGACACCGAGGAACGGTTCGACGTTCGTTCGGGGCAGCTCGTAGTCGAATCAGATGGAGAGACGTACAAGGTCGGTGCTGGTGAGGCGATCGTCATTCCACCGAACACACCTCACGTGTCATACACCGAGTCGGAGTCAGCCCGATTCAGACGCGAAGTGACTCCACCCGGGCGGTGGCGGGAGTTCCTGACCGCGCGGTTTGCAGCCATCCACGCAGTCGGTGAACTATCGGGCGTGATCGGCGTCCTCCAGACGGTGCTTCTCATTCGGACGTACCCTGCTGTAGTCGTTCCAGCGCAGCCGCCACGGACTCTCCAGCGCGTCCTGTTTCCCGTTCTCGCCGCGATTGGCCGGGCCATTGGGTTGAACTCCCGCTATCCGTATCCTCCCAATGAAATTGACCAACGGGATAGGAGCAGACCCGGAACGACCCCTTGA
- a CDS encoding FAD-binding oxidoreductase, protein MAQQAIPIEQIEQFEAGLHGDLIRPEDSDYDDARAVWNGMIDKRPGLIARCRGVGDVISAVNFARENDLLVAVRGGGHNVAGTAVCDDGLVIDLSGMRGVWVDPDARTGRVQAGATWADVDHETQAFGLATPGGAVSDTGVAGLTLGGGIGHLRCKYGLACDNLRSVELVTADGEFVTASENENTDLFWGLRGGGGNFGVVTGFEFDLHPLGPEVATCLVFYPGDRMRECLRAYREYVASAPDEVSTLTLSGVMPDEELFSSDAVDDTKIAITGCYAGSVEDGERALAPLREIAEPIADVSGTMPYVDYQRLFDEDHPDGMRYYWKSLYLDGLSDSAIDRIAYWTDGAPSPLSTVDVWQLGGAIERVDVEDSAFAGRHAPFLLGVEANWERPEDDDANVEWVRDCLDDMRQFSDGSVYLNFPGFLEEGDDMMRTTFGPTYERLVALKDEYDPTNLFSLNQNITPSKNAEADGGACRE, encoded by the coding sequence ATGGCACAACAAGCCATCCCCATCGAACAGATCGAACAGTTCGAAGCCGGACTCCACGGCGATCTGATCCGTCCCGAGGATTCCGACTACGACGACGCGCGCGCGGTCTGGAACGGAATGATCGACAAGCGTCCGGGCCTGATTGCCCGGTGTCGGGGCGTCGGCGACGTCATCAGCGCGGTGAACTTCGCGCGCGAGAACGACCTGCTGGTGGCGGTTCGCGGTGGAGGCCACAACGTCGCCGGAACCGCCGTCTGCGACGACGGGCTCGTCATCGATCTCTCCGGGATGAGGGGTGTATGGGTAGATCCTGACGCACGGACAGGACGGGTCCAGGCCGGTGCCACGTGGGCGGATGTCGATCACGAGACGCAGGCCTTCGGTCTCGCAACGCCGGGCGGGGCCGTTTCGGATACGGGCGTCGCAGGGCTCACTCTCGGCGGCGGCATCGGTCACCTTCGCTGCAAGTACGGGTTGGCCTGCGATAACCTCAGGTCGGTTGAGCTGGTTACCGCAGACGGCGAGTTCGTGACTGCCAGCGAGAACGAAAATACGGACCTCTTCTGGGGTCTTCGCGGTGGCGGCGGTAACTTCGGGGTAGTCACCGGTTTCGAGTTCGACCTCCACCCGCTCGGACCCGAGGTGGCGACCTGTCTCGTATTCTATCCGGGGGACCGAATGCGAGAGTGTCTACGCGCGTACCGCGAGTACGTCGCGTCAGCACCCGACGAAGTCAGCACGCTCACGTTGTCGGGTGTGATGCCCGATGAGGAACTGTTCTCCTCGGACGCGGTGGACGATACCAAAATCGCCATCACGGGCTGTTACGCGGGGTCGGTCGAGGACGGTGAGCGCGCGCTCGCGCCCCTGCGGGAGATCGCCGAACCGATCGCCGACGTCAGCGGGACGATGCCGTACGTGGACTACCAGCGGCTCTTCGACGAGGATCACCCCGACGGGATGCGCTACTACTGGAAGTCGCTGTACCTCGACGGTCTGTCGGACTCCGCCATCGATCGAATCGCGTACTGGACCGATGGAGCACCGTCACCGCTCTCGACGGTCGATGTCTGGCAGTTGGGGGGCGCGATCGAACGAGTGGACGTCGAAGACAGTGCGTTCGCGGGACGGCACGCTCCCTTCCTGCTCGGCGTCGAAGCGAACTGGGAGCGCCCGGAGGACGACGACGCGAACGTCGAGTGGGTGCGTGACTGTCTCGACGACATGCGCCAGTTCTCGGACGGGTCGGTGTACCTGAACTTCCCGGGGTTCCTCGAAGAGGGCGACGACATGATGCGGACCACGTTCGGACCGACGTACGAGCGGTTAGTCGCCCTGAAGGACGAGTACGACCCGACGAATCTGTTCAGCCTCAACCAGAACATCACGCCGTCTAAAAACGCCGAGGCCGACGGAGGTGCCTGCCGTGAGTGA
- a CDS encoding enoyl-CoA hydratase/isomerase family protein: MIDVDSNVDRSIRTVTIDRPDARNALTVAGLEALETAIEDAEEPVIYLRGRGEAFSAGADLEAVADLDGDRERAVEFARLGQRVARKIEDSPAVVVAGIDGPARGGGLELALACDVRVGTPDSTYGEPGVTFGLFGAWGGTVRLPRVLGEGDALEFALSGRAVDADAALRMGLISRIEAEPRTVAEEIAENAPDALAVLKRRIRDDGERATQERLEARAFGDLVAAHADDIDAVLE, from the coding sequence ATGATCGATGTGGACAGTAACGTCGACCGATCGATTCGAACCGTGACGATCGACCGCCCCGACGCGCGCAACGCGCTGACCGTCGCGGGCCTCGAGGCCCTCGAGACGGCGATCGAAGACGCCGAGGAGCCGGTGATCTACCTCCGCGGACGCGGCGAGGCGTTCTCCGCGGGCGCGGACCTCGAGGCGGTCGCCGATCTCGACGGCGACCGCGAGCGGGCCGTCGAGTTCGCCCGGCTGGGCCAGCGGGTCGCCCGGAAGATCGAGGACTCGCCGGCGGTCGTCGTCGCCGGCATCGACGGCCCCGCCCGCGGCGGCGGCCTCGAACTCGCGCTGGCCTGCGACGTCCGCGTCGGGACGCCCGACTCGACCTACGGCGAGCCCGGCGTCACGTTCGGGCTGTTCGGCGCCTGGGGCGGCACCGTCCGCCTGCCTCGCGTGCTCGGCGAGGGGGACGCCCTCGAGTTCGCGCTCTCGGGGCGGGCCGTCGACGCCGACGCCGCCCTGCGCATGGGCCTCATCTCGAGAATCGAAGCCGAGCCGCGGACGGTCGCCGAGGAGATCGCCGAGAACGCGCCCGACGCGCTCGCCGTCTTGAAACGCCGGATTCGGGACGACGGCGAGCGCGCCACGCAGGAACGGCTCGAGGCGCGGGCGTTCGGCGACCTCGTCGCGGCTCACGCGGACGATATCGACGCCGTCCTCGAGTAG
- a CDS encoding DUF7512 family protein: protein MVAPALGESGQAAATVCFVLAEALVLYVGYGALARVASPAAREILVSS, encoded by the coding sequence CTGGTCGCTCCCGCCCTCGGCGAGTCCGGACAGGCTGCTGCCACGGTCTGTTTCGTGCTGGCTGAAGCGCTCGTCTTGTACGTCGGATACGGGGCGCTGGCGCGGGTTGCTAGCCCGGCCGCCCGTGAAATACTCGTGAGTAGCTGA
- a CDS encoding DUF7114 family protein: MDRADSCRRAAYEAVADVEPPALHDRIETTLTEASMVPGVLTLESAATTADGRAVADSERSGETDRGRTQRRGRDGDRDSDALATQAAGVQLIYEGLRLTRSLAHDEPWAAEGNGDDESDLAILAADILVARGFYLLARTDAAGKAVRTVQKFGRDQTRRDAVADRSRAAAAGADGEPTPDDDEARAIDANLERDILELAVRTGAAAVGDAPSQRLLATAETLAETVGTSFPPAADCLADLEPMPSEQSLEDPTTDRATSATDP, encoded by the coding sequence ATGGATCGAGCCGACAGCTGTCGGCGTGCCGCCTACGAAGCCGTCGCGGACGTGGAGCCGCCGGCGCTGCACGACCGCATCGAGACCACCCTCACTGAAGCATCGATGGTCCCCGGCGTACTGACACTCGAGAGCGCCGCAACTACGGCCGACGGACGCGCCGTCGCCGACTCCGAGCGCAGCGGGGAGACCGACCGCGGTCGCACACAGCGCCGCGGCCGGGACGGAGACCGCGACAGCGACGCGCTCGCGACCCAGGCGGCCGGCGTCCAGCTCATCTACGAGGGGCTGCGGCTGACGCGGTCGCTCGCCCACGACGAACCCTGGGCCGCCGAGGGGAACGGCGACGACGAGAGCGACCTCGCGATCCTCGCCGCCGACATCCTCGTGGCCCGCGGCTTCTACCTGCTCGCTCGCACCGACGCCGCCGGCAAGGCGGTCCGGACCGTCCAGAAATTCGGACGCGACCAGACCCGCCGCGACGCGGTCGCCGATCGCTCGCGTGCGGCGGCCGCCGGTGCCGACGGCGAGCCCACACCGGACGACGACGAGGCGAGAGCGATCGACGCCAACCTCGAGCGCGATATCCTCGAACTCGCGGTCCGAACGGGCGCCGCCGCGGTCGGCGACGCGCCGTCCCAGCGGCTGCTCGCCACCGCCGAGACCCTCGCCGAGACCGTCGGCACCTCTTTCCCGCCGGCAGCGGACTGTCTCGCCGATCTCGAGCCGATGCCCTCCGAACAGTCCCTCGAGGATCCGACGACCGATCGAGCGACGTCGGCGACCGATCCCTGA
- a CDS encoding sulfite exporter TauE/SafE family protein, producing MEPFGLGIPTIGLFVGFGLLIGILFGFFGMGGSFLVTPTLLVIGYPAPVAVGSGLAFVFGTSVIGALRHRDHGQVSYTLAAVMILGMTFGIEVGTRIVFLLADLGSADVVISAAYVGLLGVVGLFVLRDARTDGTEVGTGRVATEVQSITLPPLVSLPGGATVSVWVILAVGSSIGVLCGCLGVGGGFLLLPVMVYGFGIPTAIAAGTSALQISISGAFGTFVYAQSNAVEIPVVAALLVGSGFGARIGAGATRLVNESDLKGYFAGMLLAGSVATASKQASAVYEVETLETVSVVLIFGTAALISGAIVRASIDSLGTDRQREPPWTH from the coding sequence GTGGAACCTTTCGGCCTCGGCATCCCGACGATCGGTCTCTTCGTCGGGTTCGGCCTGCTCATCGGCATCCTCTTCGGGTTCTTCGGGATGGGGGGCTCGTTCCTCGTGACGCCGACGCTGTTGGTGATCGGATACCCGGCGCCGGTAGCCGTCGGGAGCGGACTCGCGTTCGTCTTCGGCACCAGTGTTATCGGTGCGCTCAGACACCGCGATCACGGCCAGGTCAGCTACACGCTGGCGGCGGTGATGATTCTCGGAATGACGTTCGGCATCGAGGTCGGCACCCGGATCGTGTTCCTGCTCGCGGATCTCGGCAGCGCTGACGTCGTCATCAGCGCGGCGTACGTTGGCCTTCTCGGCGTTGTCGGACTCTTCGTCCTCCGAGATGCTCGCACTGACGGTACCGAAGTGGGAACGGGTCGAGTCGCTACCGAAGTTCAGTCCATCACGCTCCCACCACTGGTGTCGTTACCTGGCGGTGCGACCGTCTCGGTGTGGGTTATCCTCGCTGTCGGGTCGAGTATCGGCGTCCTCTGTGGATGTCTCGGTGTCGGTGGCGGATTCCTTCTGCTCCCCGTCATGGTCTACGGGTTCGGCATTCCCACTGCAATCGCCGCTGGAACCAGCGCCCTCCAGATTTCGATTTCGGGTGCGTTCGGGACGTTCGTCTACGCCCAGTCGAACGCCGTCGAAATCCCCGTCGTCGCCGCGTTGCTCGTCGGAAGCGGTTTCGGTGCTCGCATCGGTGCAGGTGCGACACGTCTCGTAAACGAATCCGACCTCAAGGGATACTTCGCCGGTATGCTGCTCGCTGGGAGTGTTGCCACCGCAAGTAAGCAGGCGAGTGCGGTATACGAAGTCGAGACGCTCGAGACGGTGAGCGTAGTCCTCATCTTTGGAACTGCAGCTCTGATCAGTGGTGCGATTGTCCGCGCGTCGATCGATTCGCTCGGAACGGATCGACAGCGTGAGCCGCCATGGACCCACTAA
- a CDS encoding transcription initiation factor IIB, giving the protein MARPSRQRERESASTETTDQRERERACDECSDGTLVTSEDQGELVCDQCGLVVEGSNIDHGPEWRAFNHSERQSKSRVGAPTTQTMHDKGLTTSIDWKNQDAYGRSISADKRSQMRRLRKWQERIRTKDAGERNLQFALSEIDRMASSLGIPRSVREVACVIYRRALDEDLIRGRSIEGVATSTLYAACRMEGIPRSLEEVAAVSRVERKEIGRTYRYVAQELSLEMEPVDPKQYTPRFCSELDLSEEVQAKATEIIDTTTEKGLLSGKSPTGYAAAAIYAASLLCNEKKTQREIAEVAQVTEVTIRNRYQEQIEAMGI; this is encoded by the coding sequence ATGGCTCGCCCATCCCGCCAGCGCGAACGCGAATCAGCATCGACCGAAACCACAGACCAACGCGAGCGCGAGCGGGCGTGTGACGAGTGTTCCGACGGAACGCTCGTCACCAGCGAAGATCAGGGCGAACTCGTCTGTGACCAGTGCGGGCTCGTCGTCGAGGGCTCGAACATCGACCACGGCCCGGAATGGCGCGCGTTCAACCACTCCGAGCGACAGAGCAAGTCCCGCGTCGGCGCGCCGACGACCCAGACGATGCACGACAAGGGGCTGACGACCTCCATCGACTGGAAGAACCAGGACGCCTACGGCCGCTCGATCTCCGCGGACAAGCGCAGTCAGATGCGCCGCCTGCGCAAGTGGCAGGAACGCATCCGCACCAAGGACGCCGGCGAACGCAACCTGCAGTTCGCCCTCAGCGAGATCGATCGGATGGCCTCCTCGCTGGGCATTCCGCGGTCGGTCCGCGAGGTCGCCTGCGTCATCTACCGGCGCGCGTTAGACGAGGACCTCATCCGCGGGCGCTCCATCGAGGGCGTCGCCACCAGCACCCTCTACGCCGCCTGCCGCATGGAGGGCATCCCCCGCAGCTTAGAGGAGGTCGCCGCCGTCTCCCGCGTCGAACGCAAGGAGATCGGCCGCACCTACCGCTACGTCGCCCAGGAGCTCAGCCTCGAGATGGAGCCCGTCGACCCGAAACAGTACACGCCGCGCTTTTGCTCGGAGCTCGACCTCTCGGAGGAGGTCCAGGCCAAGGCCACCGAGATCATCGACACGACGACCGAGAAGGGGCTGCTGTCGGGCAAGTCGCCCACGGGCTACGCCGCCGCCGCGATCTACGCCGCCTCGCTGCTCTGTAACGAGAAGAAGACCCAGCGCGAGATCGCCGAGGTCGCGCAGGTGACCGAGGTGACCATTCGAAACCGGTATCAGGAGCAGATCGAAGCGATGGGCATCTAG
- a CDS encoding helix-turn-helix transcriptional regulator has product MVPDQGDRSDRDSRLPPGSPVLEAILENERNRRYLGQRLDAAGDRIDTDLLGDIVRHGPVLEALLSEPLDRREIEARLDVSRATSHRYTQWLDERGFVEKVDGRFQLTWRGAVIAEEVLRFEANVRTAHRMTPLLDAVCEDHRDFILEPFVDATITVAEPDDPYKPVERFVALANESATFRGFNTTHMAPLVLGEFHRRVFDETDTEIIYLPHIVEKLFETYPERAREAIDRGHLTLRTREDLPYGLALFDDRVGIGGYDETTGLMQVFVDTDAPIAREWAERVYASVRADSKSLEEQSALIR; this is encoded by the coding sequence ATGGTGCCTGACCAAGGCGACCGATCGGACAGGGATAGTCGGCTACCACCGGGCTCGCCGGTCCTCGAGGCGATTCTAGAAAACGAACGGAACCGTCGTTACCTCGGCCAGCGTCTGGACGCCGCGGGTGATCGTATCGATACGGACCTCCTCGGCGACATCGTCAGGCACGGCCCCGTCCTCGAAGCGCTGCTTTCGGAACCGCTCGATCGGCGGGAAATCGAAGCGCGCCTCGACGTCTCGCGGGCGACGAGCCACCGGTACACGCAGTGGCTCGACGAGCGGGGTTTCGTCGAGAAAGTCGATGGCCGATTCCAGTTGACCTGGCGCGGCGCAGTCATCGCCGAGGAAGTCCTCCGATTCGAGGCGAACGTGCGGACCGCACACAGAATGACGCCGCTTCTGGACGCGGTCTGTGAGGATCACCGGGACTTCATCCTCGAGCCGTTCGTAGACGCGACGATCACCGTCGCCGAACCGGACGATCCCTACAAACCGGTCGAGCGGTTCGTCGCGCTCGCCAACGAGTCGGCGACGTTCCGGGGGTTCAACACGACGCACATGGCACCGCTGGTCCTCGGCGAGTTCCACCGGCGGGTGTTCGACGAAACCGACACCGAGATCATCTACCTGCCGCACATCGTCGAGAAACTCTTCGAGACGTACCCCGAGCGCGCCCGCGAAGCGATCGATCGCGGACACTTGACTCTCCGAACGCGCGAAGACCTGCCGTACGGTCTCGCGCTGTTCGACGACCGCGTCGGGATCGGGGGCTACGACGAGACCACCGGTCTTATGCAGGTGTTCGTCGATACGGACGCGCCGATTGCGCGCGAGTGGGCCGAGCGAGTATACGCATCGGTCAGGGCGGATTCAAAATCACTCGAAGAGCAGTCGGCTCTGATCCGGTAA